One Harpia harpyja isolate bHarHar1 chromosome 11, bHarHar1 primary haplotype, whole genome shotgun sequence genomic window, GACAGCATTATGCCAGTATGAGACAGCACAGACAACTCTGACTATTTACATTCCACTGAAAGTACAAAACAAAAGGTCATACAGCTTTtcaaaaagcacaaataaaaagatAGCCATACTTGCTACGTTTTCTTCTAAGTTCCTTATCAAGTAGTTCAATTACATGTTAAAACTCTTCCTATTAACAAGTTATTCAAACTAACTTGAAGGTCTGCCAAAACAATGACCATTATGAAAAGCACAGTATAAACACAAATATCCCTTTTCTCCTGCTTGCTGGAAAGAGTATTTTGCCTGGCACAATGAAAACTAATTTACTTTTCCaatatattaatttcttaaatCAATAAAACTGATACATGTTTTCTACTTACCCCTTTCTTCCTTGTAAATTCTATGAGCTATTTTGTCTAGTACGTTTATTTTCTGACTAAATGTTTCCATGTAATCGTTCATTTCTGTAAACATTTCAGGACGATTTTTAACTCCCCCTCTTACTGAGGATGCTACAGCTCTGACGGTCTGTCCCATCCTGCTCAGCAAACCGGGACCCTGCTTCTTGTGTGAGGAGAGTTCCTAAAGACAGAACAAGCCATGTTTACTTCCAAGTACTTTTTTAAATTCTCTGAAAATAACGCAcgctttaaagctttttttttaaaccaaaactaCATACATAAGCCTCTGTGTGTATTTTTAGTGTATAAATCTTACTATAAAATTATTAGACCAGTGTCAGAACCATACCTGTCATATACATTTATTAGCTAAGGCTTTCTGGGCAAACACAAGCATGCCGTGTATCACGTTCTCACAAGAACTATTAAAGATGGCAGAGAACCTTTAACCTTTCATTCCTTAGGGTGAGTTAGCTAGTTTGCAATTTTGCCTTTTGAACAGGAAAGCAGAGGTAATGATTTCAGAAATAAGTCATTGAGAAAAGCAAACAGTGTTCCTACTGGAAGAAGTAatccatctattttttttttaactctttttataTGTTGCTAGAATAACTTTTGCTGAAGTTGAGAGGCAGGCTTTTCTGACTACAAAACTCTAATTTTCAACTGGACAGATCTTGCAAAAATACAACAGGAAATTGAAaggctgtatttttcttttatgagactagtataactttttttaaaaaagcaaatgaaaaagacaGTGCCATGCCAAaacaataattaatttaaaatactacttttcatATAATCTTGGAAGCTTATATGTATACCAAAAAGCATGCAGAGTTGAAATATTGTGAATTTGCCACaaaaatccaaaatgcagcaATAAAAACTGCTTTGGAAGCTACATCAATATTTATGGCCACACGCATGATTACCAAAAGCACAGAAGAAGAGGTTATTTCGGGGGATGAATATTCCATAAATCCCCTGCCGCCTTCTGACACTTCTGTAACGAGCCGTGGGAGGACGCTATTGAATGCTGAACCAGGGAGACTCCTGATATACTCTACTAACACAAGACATTGTTTCAcataactgtaaataaaaaaaaaaagtcattttaccCAGGCCTGCGCAGTAAGAAAAATTTTGAAGTCTTCATTAAAAGTTAAAGTTGGATGATCAGCAATACGGTTCAAAAATTTATGTAAAGCTTTTCTTCGAGTCTCAATGAATTCATCACTAAATCGTTCCACCATTCCTTTCATTATGAATTTTTCAGGCAATggctaaggaaaaaagaagaaatattttgtataGTTTGCATAATATTGGGGGTATTATAATAGTTCTTCTACttactaaaaaccaaaaaaaacccttgtaaaaTCCACCATGCAAAAAACTGTTATAAAGTTATCATATTCAACAGTGGTATAACATGGTTCTTGTAGCATACAGTGCAGAAGAATACAAGTACAACTAAGAAAGAAGGACATAAATTACTGCTAATTACTGCAAATGACACAATTACAAACATAAGAAATACCTTTATGGAATTTTTAATTATCACATACATATGAAGCTAATGAAAATAGGTTGGTTTAATGTTTGTGAGACTTCAGAATCTGAAGAAAGACCTCAAACATCTCTGTATAAAACTGGAGCCATCTTTTAAACAAATAAGAATAACTTAAGTTTTAGCAAACGAACAGGAATAATCAGTGTCGGATGTGCTGCTTCAAGTTTGCTCTTCAACCAAAGGAAATCCTGATATCGCCTTCGAACTTCATATTCACTGGAGTCAAATTCACCACGAGAAGTCTGAAAACCAGAGGCAGAAAAAACAGGCCCAGGTTAgaataccagaaaaaaagaacaaactagTTTTAGATCTTGGAGAAAACTGACTACTTGAAGGGAATGCATACATGATTCTATTTTGCCCGTGTTATTTGCTTGCTGTTTTTCAAAGTGCAGTGATCAACTACTTGAAGAGAGAAAACGCATCCCATTTTAGCAAGAAATCAAAGttctgttctaaaaaaaaaaaaaagcaagcactaaACTGCACACTGAGTGACTGATAATAATTAGCCTACCACAGTGTTTCCAAAAGATTTCAATCATTATTTTAGTGTGGTATTTTCCTTTTAGCAATCACAGTTATGTTCATCCCTTTTAGGGCACTTCTTTTAAAGTGATTAGTAATCTACAAGTGAGGAAAGTCCATTTTTtagcattctgaaaaaaaccccaaatagcTGACATAAGTCCTTGGGACCTGCTGACACTAGTCAAAAATCCCCACATTCAAAATATGAAAACTTCAGCATATCATAGCAATAACACTTCCTGTGCTGCTTAATGGATTCTGCGTTCTATCATCAATTCCAGTTTTGTAGCCCTTTGTTAGAACTTGCCAACAAACCTTTAATGCCTAGAAAAAATGCTTATTAGTGTTGCAAAATTGTCAGACCATGAGATTTATTTTATCGCTGCTCTATCTTCTAGAATCAAGCCACAAAGAACCCATGTTTTCATTAAAGTAATGCACGCTGTTTAGCATTCATTGTTGCACAGAGATTTATAATGCAATGCAAGTAAATTCTAAAAACCTCAAAACACGCTTTTGTAATCTAAACATTTTTGAGGGTTGAATAAAAATTTTTCAAGGTATGTGGGAGGAATGCTATTACTTTATCATCAACAACCAGCACTTCAAATTAAATATGATAAGAAAGGACAGAACAGataaaaaagcaacagcaatcCACCTTACAGCCCTTCCATActtatctgaaaaagaaatgttctctCGTCTATAAAAACATGTATGAAGTGAAAATTATTGCTAGCAACCTAACGAAGATAGCTCTCTTCCtactctttaaatattttatgaggAATTGATATCTCCTCTTATTTAAGGATGAGTAATTCCCATTTgaaaatttggttttaaatgaatcttttaaaaagaactcaaagtaaaataaattaacagtGCAATTCTCAAAATGCAGCCTGCAGAATATTTGCTGGTAATCCCAGAAGAGCTGGCTAGTCTCACAAGGCTGactttctttcttatttccagTAAATAAATTTGTATTCAGGACAGCTAAAAATATACTTAGTTATTTCCCAATATTACTTTTTCATTGGAGAATTGTGGCAGTTTCCCCAGAAATCATACGCAACTGTAAATGGGAAACCAATGTCCACGTGATAGTAGATGCTGTAATTACAAAAGAATGGAATTGAAAGACTTTGTAGCAGGTAACATTTATGCAGGACAAAAGACTGCTAGCCTGCAAGTGATCCAAAAGTCATAAATGCTTGGGCTATTATAGTGTCTTTGAACTGAATCGGTCTTTCTGCTGTTTCATATTCCTGCTGAAGATCACAATAGAAAATGTTATTCTCATGTAGAACTGATTTGGCTGTTGAAGAATTATTACCTATTTTCTCAGGATAAAAGCATAAGCACCTATATGTGTAGACttatactgaattttttttcagaatctacTGCAGAGTTTCATACAGTTTTAGTGGTCTATAACTCATGGCAAAATCAGAGTATAATTTAAATTTAGTAATATCCCAGAGAATGGTATGCAAGAAGAGTGAAAATGCTACTACTGTTATCAATGTAAGCCATTATAGCCATGAGTGGATGCTTACCTTTGTGACTACTCTGTATGTAATAAATGTTTCAATGGCTGTAATGTGGCTTTCAGGATCATCGACTGTAATGAAGAGATCTCTTAATTCTGGTTCATCTTCAAATTTATACTGGTTTATCATTGATGAGGGGGATATTGGCATTGAAGGACTGAATGAGTTTACCTCAGCCAGTGATGTATCCTACAGAAAAGACATGAGAACATCCATATCAATAAATctttatacacaaacacacacatgcaaacacatatGTCTCAGATGCTAAAATGGCAAGCTTTGAAATAGCCTGGTAAAACAGATAAAACATAGAGCAGATGAAAGAATTATATAGTACATGGCAAATCTATTATCCTTTTCAGTATTTGCTTCAGTGAGGATGTAAGAAATAAGAATGAGATTTATTCTAAAACTGATGAAAGAGCAAAATGCTACCATTTGACAAGTGTGTTATGCATAGCTGGAAAGAGAACTTGCCTATGAATGCTAAAATTAGTTATGAATCCAAGCACCCAGTAATTGTGTAGGATACTTACCAGCTTTATTAAAATTGTTAGAAGCCAGTTACTCAGGACTTACGAAGTTTGAATTATCTCTAATAACTTGAACAGGGTGGATAAAAatgatgattttaaaagaaaacaagacaaaatccAAATGAGAATTTTTATTGGACTTGGATATTTCAGTttgcataaattttaaaataaagtttgaaatgGAAAACTTTTACAGAGACAtaaatttaatctttttaaaagaaaaaccggTAAGTAAGAATGCAGTACAAATTCATTgcttaatttctaaaaaaattcaaaccacTGGTTTGTTGAAGTGGAAAACCACTTTTTGATAGCATCAACCACAGCTCTCTAAGAATATGCCCCCAtagcagctgcttctgctcagcGTGTTCAATGGTGATCACTCAAATGCTGAGAAACTGAGTGGAAATTAGAAATGGgcaaaaaatctcattttctttcttagatGCAAGTCTGGATGAGATCTACTAATCTAAAATCTTGGAGGATACAGTGactaggaaaataaattaaattcactaACACCATAAAAGAgcataataaatgaataaatcactaaaaataataaatttgggCAATTAAAATCAATCACTTTTAAATATCAAACATCTTATACACTTTTTCCAATATATCCAATGCAATGAAGTATTTTTATAAGAAACTTTAAGATGTTTTCTAGAAGTTTTCTAGAAGTGTAGTTAGGCTATACTACCAAGTGGCAAAGAGTTGCCCTTTCCAGGGCCTCACTAACTATGGAGCAAGGAGAAAAGGGATGTTGCTGAAGAGAAAACTGCTCAAATGGCAGAAGTGGAAATGTGGGAGTCCACAGAAACTATGGACACAGCATCATCCCAAGGCCGATCTCCTGGGAGTGAAGAGCACACCACCGCAGTGCTGCTGAGCTTGGTGAGagttgc contains:
- the SNX7 gene encoding sorting nexin-7 isoform X5, which gives rise to MEAEGRVLGPPLPPPSLGSGGDAGAEAEADPDPPAGSPGAARGPLLAAAAEVLALDDEEDDLEVFSKDTSLAEVNSFSPSMPISPSSMINQYKFEDEPELRDLFITVDDPESHITAIETFITYRVVTKTSRGEFDSSEYEVRRRYQDFLWLKSKLEAAHPTLIIPPLPEKFIMKGMVERFSDEFIETRRKALHKFLNRIADHPTLTFNEDFKIFLTAQAWELSSHKKQGPGLLSRMGQTVRAVASSVRGGVKNRPEMFTEMNDYMETFSQKINVLDKIAHRIYKEEREYFNEMKEYGPIHTLWSASEEDIADSLKGVASCIDKCCKATEKRMARLSENLLPILHEYVLYSEILMGVLKRRDQIQGELDSKVDALANKKTEKDLAALLGSCLMAAALLAVALEHCPSCMVQAGGRAPRLSTPYSEF
- the SNX7 gene encoding sorting nexin-7 isoform X4, which encodes MEAEGRVLGPPLPPPSLGSGGDAGAEAEADPDPPAGSPGAARGPLLAAAAEVLALDDEEDDLEVFSKDTSLAEVNSFSPSMPISPSSMINQYKFEDEPELRDLFITVDDPESHITAIETFITYRVVTKTSRGEFDSSEYEVRRRYQDFLWLKSKLEAAHPTLIIPPLPEKFIMKGMVERFSDEFIETRRKALHKFLNRIADHPTLTFNEDFKIFLTAQAWELSSHKKQGPGLLSRMGQTVRAVASSVRGGVKNRPEMFTEMNDYMETFSQKINVLDKIAHRIYKEEREYFNEMKEYGPIHTLWSASEEDIADSLKGVASCIDKCCKATEKRMARLSENLLPILHEYVLYSEILMFSGEIGKLEDKVECANNALKADWDRWKQNMQCDMRSTFTNVAENNLRYYEECLATWESFLASQTVDLHVEEDSEDKP
- the SNX7 gene encoding sorting nexin-7 isoform X3 — translated: MEAEGRVLGPPLPPPSLGSGGDAGAEAEADPDPPAGSPGAARGPLLAAAAEVLALDDEEDDLEVFSKDTSLAEVNSFSPSMPISPSSMINQYKFEDEPELRDLFITVDDPESHITAIETFITYRVVTKTSRGEFDSSEYEVRRRYQDFLWLKSKLEAAHPTLIIPPLPEKFIMKGMVERFSDEFIETRRKALHKFLNRIADHPTLTFNEDFKIFLTAQAWELSSHKKQGPGLLSRMGQTVRAVASSVRGGVKNRPEMFTEMNDYMETFSQKINVLDKIAHRIYKEEREYFNEMKEYGPIHTLWSASEEDIADSLKGVASCIDKCCKATEKRMARLSENLLPILHEYVLYSEILMGVLKRRDQIQGELDSKVDALANKKTEKDLFSGEIGKLEDKVECANNALKADWDRWKQNMQCDMRSTFTNVAENNLRYYEEL